From the genome of Tripterygium wilfordii isolate XIE 37 chromosome 6, ASM1340144v1, whole genome shotgun sequence:
ATGGTTGACCTGGTCACTCAACACTTTTGCAATTCTAACTCTGACTCTACCTTTATGTCTAGAAATCTAAGCCTGGAAGTGGAAGGAAAGTTCATGGATTAAGGTTTGGGGGTGGTTGAGATTTGAGAAGGATTCTGTCAATGCAACAAGTGGGCTTTGAAGTTTCCAATTATGTTAAAACCATGAGCAGAGCCGGTATTGGAAAAGGTTGACTTTGCCATTTCATATACAATCCGCGTTTTAGAATCAATAGATGGGGGTCAACCTtcgctctttttctttttttttttgaaacccaATCAAGTGCCCATCAGAAAATTGATTGATAAAGTATGGGCCACATAGAAaacctcacaagtcacaatccCAGGTACAAACATGGGCTGAGATCCAGTGTGAGAGATAATACAGAGTGACATTCGCACACGCTAATTAAACTGAGTAAGGACTCATCTCATAAATTACGATAATAAAAAGACATGCTACTTTGAATTCACGACGTCCCGCTGATTCAACCCGTTCTCACTTGTTGGTTCCATCTTTGGGGCTTCCaacatatttgatatttctttgGATGCTCAATGAAATTGAATCACGTGCGTTTAGAAACCCTCTTTATCGACCTGTTCTTGTTCAACATTCTTCGCTTGTCATATATCTTCTAAATCCACTAATTCTACAGGGTAGCTGGGTAGGTTAGCTTGTCACCACATCACCCACTCAATAATAGTATAATACGACTCCATATGACAACGTATACGTATCTAATCCGTCCATGTATATAATAGAAGTTTACTTTATTATAACCAGTTGGTGACAACAATCAACTTAGGAGCTTATGCATGGCATCCCCCATTCACATTAGCATTAAATATCATCTAAAGGAAATAACAGAAATCAACGTGAATATCTTGGGGGAGATTGAGTTTTGGAGAGTGATAATGCCAAAAATACTCCATGAGATGTtggcaccacaccacaccacacgTATTGAACGATAGGAGATTGGGTTGGGGAGAATCTCAATACACTCGTATGTCACCTCGATATGTACTCTTCTGCAAGGGCAGACACGTGATTTTATTTCAGGGAGGGTAAAAGCTATGCGGGGGTCTGGGGGTAGCAGCACCCAAGAAAACTGATTGAGttgtttattaatttaattttaaaagaatATAAAACAAGACTAAAAATCATTTGTGTGTCTTAATGTGGGTCTTTGTTACACACTACAGACAAATTGGGCAAATCTCGTAATTTGCGACAAAAATTAATGCTTAAAAATGTAGGATTTGTTTTGCTAGCAAGTAATGTTTAGTGTTTGTCCATTTCGTTAATAACTTCGTTAATATTTAGATGatctttttattctttgtttggggcatatttaattttatagAGAAAGTGAAACAAAGGATTTTCTGTTGTTATTTTTCGTtagatatatttatatatttcttggttatttatcaacaaaaaatagtAGGTGTGGACAGTTGTTTGTTGTACATTTGTCAAGCCATAACAAAGACtcgtcaataaaaaaaaaaaaaaaatgatcgtAGAGAACTTTGACTGGACTGCCTCTTACTTTCCTACGATCTTCGTATTTGCTCAAACAACccatctccttctccttctcctcctcctcttgtCTCTCTATCCCTCattgtatatatacacaacctTCATGTGTGTTCAGGAAAAACTTGGATTACTGCAAAATCTGCTATCATCTTCATACattctttcatttttccttctctttatgAACCAGTGACTctgtttttttattgtgaattgtgaagaaaatgagaggCGAAGAAAGCAGAGGAGCTTACTCTGATAACAACTCCGACACAGAGAGCATCGCAAGCGACAGGTCCACATTCAGTGGTCAATTAGGTGCTCCAATCAGAAAACGTCCCTCCAAGAAAAGTGCCCGCTTCAACATTCCTCCAGTCGAACCACCGAGATCCTCCGTAAATGGCGAAGCAGACGATGGTTCATCTTTTGTGGAAATCACTCTCGATATCGGAGAAGACTCTGTGGCCGTTCACAGCGTTCAAGCTGCAGGGGGAGAAGGTCATGAGGATCCGGAACTGGCTTTGTTGGCTAAGAAGACGTTAGAGGGGAAGTCGGCGTCGTTTCGATCGTTTCTGTTTCATAGCACTTCCTCGCACATCAAGCAAGTCTCTCAAGAGCTCAAACGGTTAACTTCCTTCTCGAGGAGACCGTCTGCTGCTAGACGGTTCGACCGGACCAAATCTGCTGCAGCTCATGCCTTGAAGGGGCTTAAGTTCATCACTGCCAAGACTGGTGGCGGTGGAGGTGGATGGCCCGCCGTGGAGAAGCGGTTTGATGACCTCACCGCATCTACTAGCGGGCTTCTTAGCTCTTCCTTGTTCGGTGAATGCATAGGTAGGTactagtttgaaatttgaattactTCTTATTTAAAAGTTCTTAGaattaattttgaatatttGTAGGGATGAACAAGGATTCCAAGGAGTTTTCATTGGAACTGTTTGGCGCTCTTGCTCGGAGACATAACATCACCGGTGATTCAATCAACAAAGCTCAACTGAAAGATTTCTGGGATCAGATTTCAAATGAAAGCTTTGATGCAAGGCTTCAAACTTTCTTTGACATGTAAACAGCCTTTACTTAATTACTTCTTATCTTGAATTAATCAATGGTATTTTTGTTGTTAATTAATGTTTAATGATTGGGATGTTGTAGGGTGGACAAAGATGCCGACGGAAGAATCACAGAAGAAGAAGTCAGAGAGGTAAGCCGTAAGCGTGTATCGAACACTTACAAAACTTGGTCAAGGTTTTCAGGATTAAATTAGTGTAGATGCATTTACTAACCAATCAGTTTTATGACTGTAGATTATCAGTCTCAGTGCTTCTGCAAACaagctttcaaacattcaaaagcaagCAAAGGAGTATGCAGCAATGATCATGGAAGAACTCGATCCTGACAATGCCGGTTACATCATGGTATGtgaaaaatatgaaatgaaTTTTATTGAATAATCCAAGTAGAATGAGAATAATAATTCGTTGGTATGTCAACCAGATATACAACCTGGAAACTCTGTTATTACAAGCTCCAAACCAATCTGTGAGAATGGGAGACAGCAAAGTTTTGAGCCAACTCTTGAGTCAAAAGCTGAAACCAACTCAATTGAACAACCCAATAAGCAGATGGTATGAGAAGATCAAGTATTTCTTATTAGATAACTGGCAGAGAGTCTGGATTATGATGTTATGGCTGGGAATCCTTGCCGGCTTATTCACATACAAGTTCATCcaatacaaaaacaaagagGTGTTCGAAGTGATGGGCTATTGCGTTTGCGTCGCCAAAGGAGGAGCAGAGACTCTGAAATTCAACATGGCAATTATTCTTCTCCCAGTTTGCAGAAACACAATTACTTGGCTTCGAAACAAGACTAAATTAGGCAAGGCCGTGCCTTTCGATGACAATCTCaactttcataaggtaattgCCATTGGAATAGCAGTTGGAGTAGGACTACATGCTGGTGCTCATCTAACATGTGACTTCCCTCGGCTTCTTCACGCCACCGAAGAGGAATACGAGCctttggaaaaatattttggGGAGGAACAGCCCCAGAATTACTGGTGGTTTGTCAAGGGTGTGGAAGGGGTTACTGGAATTATAATGGTGGTGTTAATGGCCATAGCGTTTACGCTAGCCACGCCTTGGTTCAGACGTAGCAGGCTCAACTTACCAAAAGCTCTAAAGAAGCTCACAGGGTTCAATGCTTTCTGGTACTCTCACCATCTTTTTGTCATTGTCTACACCCTTCTCATTGTTCATGGCATCTACCTCTACCTCACCAAAATATGGTACCAAAAAACAGTGAGTctctttgtctttctttcttacTCATTGTTTCCTTTCTTCATCATTTTCGATTTAATTATCCTGTTCTCATGACTTTTGATCTTTGAATGCAGACATGGATGTACCTTGCGGTGCCGGTGCTTCTTTACGCCTGTGAAAGGTTGATCAGAGCGTTCAGATCAAGCATCAAACCAGTCAAGATTCTGAAGGTTGCTGTGTATCCAGGCAATGTGCTAGCTCTGCACATGTCAAAGCCCCATGGATTCAAGTACAAGAGTGGCCAATACATGTTCGTCAATTGCGCTGCTGTTTCTCCCTTCGAATGGTACGTCTAATTAATTCTCCCATTTCAATcaaaatcaactcaagaaaccaGATCATTCAATCTAAAATATTTGCAAAACAGGCATCCATTTTCAATCACTTCAGCTCCCGGAGACGATTACCTTAGTGTCCACATTCGAACTCTAGGCGATTGGACTCGGCAGCTCAAAACTGTCTTCTCCCAGGTTCGTTTACTTTAATCACAATCTTCTAATCATTTTTATTACAAACCAAACCAGACATGGAAACCAGGAATCCGACattgattttgttgttgtttgatTTAGGTATGTCAGCCTCCTCCAGCTGGCAAGAGTGGATTACTTAGAGCCGATGGAAACAATCCCAGGTaagaaaaatccaaattcaaGTATTATATAACGTTAATGATTAAACTAATTAATAATGTTGATTAAATTAATCCATGATTTCAGCTTCCCAAAGATTCTGATCGACGGCCCATTTGGAGCACCAGCACAAGACTACAAACAGTACGATGTAGTACTTCTGGTCGGCCTCGGAATCGGAGCGACGCCGATGATTAGTATCGTCAAGGACATCATTAACAACATGAAAACCCGATCCGAAGACGACGAAGCATTGGAGTCAGGGCTCGAGAGCGGCAGATCAACCCCAAACAACAACACCACcagaaacaaattcaaaaccACGAAAGCCTACTTTTACTGGGTAACGAGAGAGCAAGGATCGTTCGAATGGTTCAAAGGGATAATGAATGAGGTGGCGGAGATGGACGAGAAGGGCGTGATTGAGCTTCACAATTACTGCACCAGTGTGTACGAAGAAGGCGATGCCAGATCAGCCCTAATTACTATGCTCCAGTCCCTCCACCACGCGAAGAACGGAGTCGACGTTATTTCGGGAACTCGCGTCAAATCCCATTTCGCAAAACCTAATTGGCGACAAGTCTACAAGCGAATCGCACTCCAACATCCAGACGCACGAATTGGTTAGTTTCAATTCCTCCCCTACCCCTTCCTCACGCGCCCATAGTTTTTAATGATAGATATACGTGGGACATGTATAACTTACGAATTACGAATACATATGCATTTaattcaaaaatgaaaataattgagATACAAATTGTTGGgatattaataattttattttcttatgtgTTGATGGTGGGTTTGGTATTTGTTTGTGCAGGAGTTTTCTATTGTGGGGCACCAGCACCAATTAAGGAGCTAAGGCAATTAGCGTTGGACTTCTCTCACAGGACAACCacaaagtttgattttcataaAGAGAATTTttagattaattaattacttgtcAATAATGTTAATTAAGAATAGTTTATGATAAGCTATAGTATATTGCTAACCTTTTTTGTTATTGGTTAGTGATAATGACGAATAACGTCTCGTCATTAATTGTATGATTAATAATGTTTGATGCAATGAAAGTATTGTAATGTAATTATTCAAATTTTAATACAAAAGAATTGTTTATTGTGCAAGAGAAATAGTGGGAAGGTCAATTCATGCGTCTTTGTGCCCTTTATTATTGTTCTTCATAGGGCTGGGTTGGGTAAGATGAACTGTTTTCCAATATCGGTTCTCATAATCTATCTTTCCACTAAAACGACAGCATCATTTGTCGTATTTCTCGGACCAGTATTCATATGGTCCCACCTTTTTGTTTCTCATCTATTTacataattttatttcaaaggtgGGCACATGGGAGATGTTTGTTTTTGAACTTTTTGTGTGATGTGTTAGGTACCAATCTACTTGCTTTTTCAAGATAGGGGGAATCTAGCCCTTTTTGACAATCAATCCCTTCCCATttgttgttaggtaaagaacaaCCAATTGAAGATTTGTCTTAACGCGTTCTATATATGCATAGTATTACATAGCATTGGAGAAACATCAAAGTCAAATGCATGTGGAACTTTACAACAAATGCCAAACCAAATTGGAGTTGAAAATATTATCATTTCTTTGCGTGTAATCGCTAGCATTGGCCCAAATGATTGCTACACCACTTCAACCCAAAAGCAttgtgataataccaaaataatcTTTCACTAAATGGTCTTGATATGTGACACAAGATGTCGACCGAAGAGCCACCTTGGCCACCGACCAAGATGGAGTCGAGGTGTCCATTTGAGAAGAAAGCATGCCAACCGAGTATATCACCTCCCAAGCCTCAGGTGACCAAACACTCAGAGAAACTTAAAATCTTGGAAAAGATCAATTTCATTTAAGAAATGAAtcataaagaaataaaatatcttGTATCCTATGTCACTTTATGAacagaaataaagaagaaactcatataaaaataaaataaaaaaataaaggaagaggaagaaaatcaaaaggaaaaaagaaagaagaaaatctacaataattcttctttttttttgattcggggctccgcaattcgtttaaaattatataGTCTATAATTTTAATCTAATGGTTTGGaaggtgtgtcacatcacactacatttttaatttttaacttataaatttatagaCTCTAGAGATTGCAGAGCCCCTAAATCCCTTTTTCTCTCCGATGTAACAGACTATCTTTAGTTCATATATGGTATAAATCTTTCTAGAAGGGAATGGTTTTGCATTAATTTCTACCTTCACAGACTAGGGGTTTATTAATAATCAATACATCTTACCCTCCAACctaatcaaacaaataaatcaaaaaaataaattatgaaatGACTTTGGATTTGGAAtacttatgtgtgtgtgtatatatatttatacacacacatactgGACCTGGACCTGGACCTGGACCTCGGTGTTGTGCATTTGGCCATGCAAttattcaaacaaataaatccaaaaaataaaatatgaaacgATTTTGGATTTGGAATGCTtgtgtgtgtatctatatatatatatatacatgctaGACCTGGACCTGGACCTCAGAGTTGTGCATTTGGCCAtgcaattataaatttatatttttttctcccAAGACTGGGTTGCCTTGTATCTCACTTTCTagttgttagtttttttttttcccttttttttttgttgttgtcgtCAGTGCCCCACAAGACTGTAATCttgcttcttatttttttcttcaatatagCTCTGTAATCTTGTGTTTGTCGAATCAATATACATTATTATTTAAGATTTTCTTCCTCAGATTGATTtggtttaaaaaagaaaaaggctgACCCAATCAAAAAATCCAAGGGCACGTGCTCCGTGATTCTTAGCTAACTCCAGGGCACCCTATAGCTCACGTTTTATATTGTGCAGTGTTCTACAACCTAATACGTCACTAAGACCGAGCTAGTATTGGAAGTCATCACATAGTTATTAAAACCGGACTTGAAGTCTTGAATCAATGATGAATTGGAAAATCAGAGACTAGTGTTTTATTAATTGTCAATACATCTTAACCTCCAAcgtagtaaaaaaaaaaaaaattttgaaatgacTTTGGATTTGGAATGCTTATatattggaatatatatacacacacacactagaCCTGGACCTGAACCATCGAGAAATGCATTTGGCCCTGCAATTATTCTATCTAAATCTCTTTTCTCCCAAGACTACGTTGCCTTGTGCCTCACTTTCTAGTTTTTAGTTTTAAATGCCCTGCAATTATTCTatctaaatttcttttttctcccaAGACTACGTTGCCTTGGGCCTCACTTTCTAGTTTTTAGTTTTAAATGCCCTGCAATTAATTATTCTatctaaatttcttttttctcccaAGACTACGTTGCCTTGTGCCTCACTTTCTagttttttccttaaattttttttgttgtccgTGCTGCCTTTTTCAATATAGTTTGcgtcaatatttatttattgccgtttaaaattttcttcctcATATTGACTtggttaaaaaagaagaagaagaccaacTAAATCAATAGCAGACCTAGTCAAGAACCGTGAATTGGATCATAAGATTTCGGACCCGGGGGAGTGCCGGTGCACTATGCACCGGCTATTAACCGGTTCATTATCTAAGCCATTGGATCCTATGATTTATATCCAACGGTTTTTAGTTTACCTAacaaattttcaatattttaaattaaatttattcttATCTTGTTCagcttttctctctctaacatCAATGGGTTCTTGACCTGATAAAGATGAAAGAGGCTATTGAATTAGAGATTGAGGAATAATGCCAACTTCAACTTACAAACCTAGGATTTAGAATCAAAACCATTTTTGCGGCAGATACTTGAGGAGCTTTGATTAGATGGAATCAGCAATGGAGATGGCGAGAAGAAAGCCAAGGGGGCTTGAGGAGTCAGATCTCATTCTGTTGTATTTTTTAAGATAGAGATAAGAGTACAAATAGAAGTCAGATCTGATGGCCTTTGTCGATCTTATTCTTGACCTCAACCGTCTCTTTGCTGCAGATAGTTGATTAGCTTTGATCAGATGGAATCACCAAGGAGATGGCGAGAAGAAAGGAAAGGATTTACTTTGATGAGAGACAGAGTATGAAGAGAACGagtcaattttttcttttgtattttttgtgagAAAGTTAGAGTACAATTGTACAAAGAGGAGTCAGATTAATTGACCGTCAGATCATGCCTTAAAGATCCAACGGTTCATAGAGTGAACAGGTTATTAACCTGTTCATTACTGCACCGGCTCCCCCCTGAATCCAAcccaatttttaaaaatcttctaagaaaagaaaactttaGAATCCCAAAAACACTTTATCAAGTTAGAATTTGCCATGAGAATACGATTTATGTGAGACTTCAGCTGTAGAACAGCATATAGAACCTTGTCATACATGGGAATGTCCTATAATTGTGTATGGAATAGCCCTTTCAACAACAAAATTtctatcaaatcatatatattacACGCACAGGAATGGGAGGAAAGCTAATAAGCTATTAATGGATACAATGGACATCAAAACACACACTACTCTTAGCTTTACCAGAAGACTAGTGATGAATTATCTGCtaaagaaactttttttttttgggtaatcgaGAACGACACAAACAGGCTTGCCTATTCTTGGACAGTCAAGTTGGGCCTAAACTCGGGCCAAACAGGCTTGCCACAACCTGTCGAGAGATAAGTTGGGCCAAGGTACAGCGCGAAACCGAATAGAGATAGATAGATCACCACAAAAACCCCTCAAGCATACGCCTTTGGCGATTATCAGCTGGGCTATCCTAGTTTGGTTATGCTAAATGAACCTGCAACACCAGTATTTGCAGAATATCAAGATATATCCATCTCAAAGTCTACTACAAAGTATGTCATCTAACTGGAAGTACAATTCAGACCTGTAAAACTTTACCTATGACAGAGAGGCTAATAGTCTGAATGTTGATGAACTCATTGTTTTTTCTCATCTCCCTTGCCTTCCTCTGTGCCAGAATGAGTTTGAGACAAGTCCTTAACGTTACTAGAATCGCCAGGAACGGATTCAGCTACAATGATACTAGTAGAATATTGTTTAATTCTTAAGGAAATAAGAATGCTTGATACAATCCCAATCGGGGGAAATATGTAAGACTGAAGCTTAGACTTCTGCGAGCCAGATGCCGAAGCAACTGCAGCACCAGCAAGGCTGCCAAGGGATGTATTCTGTAAAATCTTCGGCACGCAGCCAATTACTGTAGGAAGCAGGAAATCCAACAAAAACCGCATATTTGTTGCAGATAGGGCATAGTTTATGACGTAGGAGGGCACTGGTGAGAAGCGAGCAAGAAGGACGAATTTCCATCCATCTCTTTCAACCCCTGTTGAAAGTATGTGGAagtatttgtttcttttgatcCACTCCCTTGCTGAGCCTGAACACTTGAAGACCAGCCTGGAAAAACCAACAGTGTCGGTGACTAGAAGTAATCAATACTCACAGTGCAGGAGATGTAGAACACCCATTGAACTGAAATCTTTAGAAAAACAAAGAGGGAGCAATTTTTGAGATAGATTGCATGAGGTAAAGATCTTGAAAACTCCAGCATGAACAACACAACAATGACAGCCTTAATCCCAAATATTGAAAACAGTGACATCAATCCCTCGTTAAAACTACTAGGAGTCCACCATGTGAATTCTCTCATAGATTAGTCTATCTGCGATTACACACTCCAACACAAAACAAGAACATCCAATAATAGTTTCATCCTGTACAACAATGACAGCCTTGAAGTAGTAACAATCTCTAGTTAAGAACTAGGAGTCCACTATGTGGATTTACACTTTCAAACGACAGCTTTGATCCCAAATATTTGAAATGCTGACATCAATCCCTAATTAAGAACTATTTAGAATCTAATAAGTAGAAAATTTTCTCCCCCACTTAATCCATCTGCAACCACACTCTCCAACATAAACCATGGACATCTAGAAATAGTTCCATTCATACGTATGTCAGCCAATTAACACCTCCATCAACATTAGGCATTTGAACTCCTATCACTGCATGGAACCTCTTTTGTCAATAGGCTCTGTTTACagtcttattttatttttgccaTCTCCACCAACatcgtaatcagcctttgctTCACCTTTTAGCATACATAACTTAAATTACACAGCTCAACCTTAATATGGCAGGAGAGCTAAAAGGAGGGAAATAAATGATCAACAATGATCACAACTTTGTCCTTTTTAAGCCTGAATAGTGCTGGATTACTCTCTGGCGAATTAACAGCTATCTTGTTAAATCCACTTTTCTAGCAACTTACATGTGCCAACATTATTTCATTGGTACCTTCATACATGTGTGTAGATTACAATGATTTTCTGATTGTGGAGCAACTATGTTTTCCACCAATTGGTTCAGTGAAAATTCTCCCATTAGTCCCCTGCCATCATTTCCCTTTAAAAAAGGCCAATGTAAGATCTTTTCCAACTACTAGCATTCGTTTCAGTATgcaactttaacttacaaatTCATACAATAACGGGCGCCATTGACTTCTTGATTTTCTATGATTAACATCAATCCTCATTGTTGTAACTTCAGTACAAGACAACAATTTTACAGAAGAAAAGATAATAGAACAATGTGAAATCTTCCATTTTTTGCTCAGCCCACAACTGAACCTAAGTCATTACTAACAAGTCATCTTAATTGATTTAATTCTTCCAACCTACAAAAGCCTAAATACTGATCTTCCAATGCTAGGATATATACTTCATCAATTAAAACCCTATCAAAGATTTCACCAAAGCAAACTTCCAAATTCAAATTCAGATATGAACCTGCCGATCCCGAATGAGAGAGAGGCTCCAAGGATTTTAGCCGAGAAGACGCAGAGGACGGCCGGGAAGAATCCGAAGAGGAGAGAAGCCGCAGCTTCAAAGAAAATGGCGTAGGGAAGGCAGAGAGCGAGAGTGACGGTGTGGATAGCAACGTAGCACGGGATCGCCCAAACACCAAGCCGATCCGACCATTCTCCAAGTAACTTGATAGCGTCGTCTTTCTCTAATCCATATCGCTTGCTCAGTTCCCTCCCTGCCGCCGCAACTGCCACGACTGCTGCTATCTTCCACAATTTCCCCATTTTTTGTCTTTCCTTCATAGATTCTACATGCTCCTAGCTTTGAAATTCAGTCTCGATTCTCAGTCAAGATTATTGTTCGTCGTAGTACTAGTAGTCTCCGGACTTGGCCGTCTGAATTCCAGCTGGGCCGTCTTTTATTCGGCTTTGATGTAATACGTGACCTCAAGCTGGGCCATCTGTAATTGGGCTTTGATGTAATTTATGTCTTGAAACTAGCCCAACTCAAAGGCATAATTTTATAGGCCCATTTGGATCAACatttttagtagcatttatactacttgtcAGTATAAATGTTATTTTCAATCCAAACGGATTTTTTTGACACATAATCCGAAACATTTTCACTCAGTATTTTAGGTTACTTTTGACATGCtacttgtatgaagcattttaATAGCATTTCACtgtcaaaaatcaatattgtccccattaattttttttattccatttataccctcacttcatgtgttactataaattaattcataaataaataaatttatagatattataaaatatttatcatttaatatatgc
Proteins encoded in this window:
- the LOC119999680 gene encoding respiratory burst oxidase homolog protein D-like, with amino-acid sequence MRGEESRGAYSDNNSDTESIASDRSTFSGQLGAPIRKRPSKKSARFNIPPVEPPRSSVNGEADDGSSFVEITLDIGEDSVAVHSVQAAGGEGHEDPELALLAKKTLEGKSASFRSFLFHSTSSHIKQVSQELKRLTSFSRRPSAARRFDRTKSAAAHALKGLKFITAKTGGGGGGWPAVEKRFDDLTASTSGLLSSSLFGECIGMNKDSKEFSLELFGALARRHNITGDSINKAQLKDFWDQISNESFDARLQTFFDMVDKDADGRITEEEVREIISLSASANKLSNIQKQAKEYAAMIMEELDPDNAGYIMIYNLETLLLQAPNQSVRMGDSKVLSQLLSQKLKPTQLNNPISRWYEKIKYFLLDNWQRVWIMMLWLGILAGLFTYKFIQYKNKEVFEVMGYCVCVAKGGAETLKFNMAIILLPVCRNTITWLRNKTKLGKAVPFDDNLNFHKVIAIGIAVGVGLHAGAHLTCDFPRLLHATEEEYEPLEKYFGEEQPQNYWWFVKGVEGVTGIIMVVLMAIAFTLATPWFRRSRLNLPKALKKLTGFNAFWYSHHLFVIVYTLLIVHGIYLYLTKIWYQKTTWMYLAVPVLLYACERLIRAFRSSIKPVKILKVAVYPGNVLALHMSKPHGFKYKSGQYMFVNCAAVSPFEWHPFSITSAPGDDYLSVHIRTLGDWTRQLKTVFSQVCQPPPAGKSGLLRADGNNPSFPKILIDGPFGAPAQDYKQYDVVLLVGLGIGATPMISIVKDIINNMKTRSEDDEALESGLESGRSTPNNNTTRNKFKTTKAYFYWVTREQGSFEWFKGIMNEVAEMDEKGVIELHNYCTSVYEEGDARSALITMLQSLHHAKNGVDVISGTRVKSHFAKPNWRQVYKRIALQHPDARIGVFYCGAPAPIKELRQLALDFSHRTTTKFDFHKENF
- the LOC119999463 gene encoding uncharacterized protein LOC119999463, translating into MKERQKMGKLWKIAAVVAVAAAGRELSKRYGLEKDDAIKLLGEWSDRLGVWAIPCYVAIHTVTLALCLPYAIFFEAAASLLFGFFPAVLCVFSAKILGASLSFGIGRLVFKCSGSAREWIKRNKYFHILSTGVERDGWKFVLLARFSPVPSYVINYALSATNMRFLLDFLLPTVIGCVPKILQNTSLGSLAGAAVASASGSQKSKLQSYIFPPIGIVSSILISLRIKQYSTSIIVAESVPGDSSNVKDLSQTHSGTEEGKGDEKKQ